One window from the genome of Cyclobacterium amurskyense encodes:
- the rpiB gene encoding ribose 5-phosphate isomerase B, producing MSNIIAIGGDHAGFTYKQELIEILKKQGFEVKDFGPFSDESVDYPDFIHPLCNAMTSGEMERGIIICGSGNGVAITANKHQGIRAAICWNEELAALSRQHNDANLISIPARFVSFDLAKKMVDTFLSTEFEGGRHARRVDKIACK from the coding sequence ATGTCAAATATTATTGCAATCGGAGGTGATCACGCAGGATTTACCTATAAGCAAGAGTTAATAGAAATTCTGAAGAAGCAGGGCTTTGAAGTAAAGGATTTCGGGCCATTCTCAGATGAATCTGTTGATTACCCTGATTTTATCCATCCATTGTGTAATGCAATGACCTCAGGAGAAATGGAGCGAGGGATTATTATTTGTGGAAGTGGAAATGGCGTAGCCATCACAGCAAATAAACATCAAGGTATAAGAGCTGCCATTTGCTGGAACGAAGAGTTGGCAGCACTTTCTAGACAACACAATGATGCCAATCTTATTTCAATACCAGCAAGATTTGTCTCTTTTGACTTAGCTAAAAAAATGGTTGATACCTTCCTTAGTACAGAGTTTGAAGGCGGAAGACATGCCCGAAGGGTAGATAAAATTGCCTGTAAATAA
- a CDS encoding META domain-containing protein — MSFNLKTSLILLLFTFCFSCKTEPIDLANHDWKVKDLTGSPASKEELSKLSLIFKEGQEIGGFAGCNYYRGGATYNQEQIKFSTLYSDKSNCELKELEKRFLTNLESSKQYTYHAGNLILQDVNGNILIEMEKI; from the coding sequence ATGAGTTTTAACCTTAAAACAAGCCTTATACTCCTATTATTCACTTTCTGTTTTTCATGTAAAACAGAACCTATAGATTTAGCCAACCATGATTGGAAAGTAAAAGACCTAACAGGTTCTCCAGCCTCCAAAGAGGAATTATCCAAACTTTCTTTAATCTTCAAGGAGGGACAAGAAATCGGTGGGTTTGCAGGATGCAATTACTATAGAGGTGGTGCAACTTATAACCAAGAGCAAATTAAATTTTCAACCCTATATTCAGACAAAAGCAACTGTGAATTAAAAGAGTTAGAAAAACGATTCTTAACTAATCTTGAATCCAGCAAGCAATACACTTACCACGCAGGAAATCTTATCCTTCAGGATGTGAATGGCAATATTCTTATCGAAATGGAGAAGATTTAA
- the tatC gene encoding twin-arginine translocase subunit TatC, giving the protein MALDQYNEEEEEDENGMSFLDHLEQLRWHLLRSVSAILVFMVAAFLSKGFVFGQVILGPAKVDFVTYRLLCQLSEKLSLPALCIDQLPFILQSRQMTGQFSMHITSSLVVGLIAAFPYVFWEIWKFISPGLYAKERNAARGAVFFVSLLFFLGASFGYFILSPLSINFLSNYQLDPSIANEFDITSYVSTLVMLVLASAVMFQLPVVIYFLTQAGLVSSAMLKAYRRHSIVVILVLSALITPPDVISQILIAMPILVLYETGIIIAKRLEKKRREEEDEL; this is encoded by the coding sequence GTGGCACTCGATCAATATAACGAAGAAGAAGAGGAAGACGAGAATGGCATGTCCTTTCTGGATCATTTAGAACAGTTGAGATGGCATTTATTGCGATCGGTTTCAGCTATTCTTGTTTTTATGGTCGCTGCATTCCTTTCTAAAGGTTTTGTGTTTGGTCAGGTGATTCTTGGTCCTGCCAAAGTAGATTTTGTTACCTACAGACTGCTTTGTCAGCTATCGGAAAAGCTTTCACTTCCAGCGCTTTGCATTGATCAACTCCCTTTCATCCTCCAAAGTAGGCAGATGACAGGGCAGTTTTCTATGCACATTACCTCCAGTTTGGTAGTAGGATTGATTGCAGCTTTCCCATATGTATTTTGGGAGATATGGAAATTTATCAGTCCAGGATTATATGCCAAAGAACGAAATGCCGCAAGAGGAGCAGTTTTCTTTGTTAGTTTATTGTTCTTCCTAGGTGCCAGTTTCGGGTATTTTATTTTATCTCCACTTTCCATTAATTTTCTTTCAAACTACCAATTGGATCCTTCCATTGCGAATGAGTTTGATATTACCTCCTATGTTTCCACATTGGTAATGTTGGTCTTGGCATCGGCAGTAATGTTTCAACTTCCGGTAGTTATTTATTTCCTTACACAGGCAGGACTTGTATCTTCTGCGATGCTAAAAGCATACAGGAGACACTCGATTGTAGTGATTTTAGTATTGTCGGCATTAATTACACCACCAGATGTAATTAGTCAGATCTTAATTGCTATGCCTATACTTGTTCTTTATGAAACAGGAATAATTATAGCAAAACGTTTGGAGAAAAAGCGTAGAGAAGAGGAAGACGAATTATAA
- a CDS encoding AEC family transporter produces MANILIVITSILIGIVLQKVRNFPIEAPKALNAYLIYVVLPAVSLLHISKLDLGPALLLPISVGWIIFTITWLLFGYLGKRFSWDKKTIGCLIICGGLSNTGFIGYPVIEAIYGAEGLKIAVLIDQTGSFLVVSSLAIIVASLYGSEKLRKRDISKQMLFFPPFMFFILALLLNIFKIEISGVAEKVLESFSGTLTPIALIAVGLQIKIKISDIKDNYLWYGLAHKLLLIPLLIYAIYQWIPAGNPDQNLIFKVSVMEAAMAPMITSSIIATNYNLRPKLASLLVGVGIPLSVITLTGWYYLLEYFR; encoded by the coding sequence ATGGCCAATATACTTATAGTAATTACCTCTATTCTAATAGGTATCGTTCTACAAAAAGTAAGGAACTTTCCTATTGAAGCTCCAAAGGCATTAAATGCCTATTTGATTTATGTGGTCTTGCCTGCGGTTTCACTTCTGCATATTTCGAAGTTAGATTTAGGCCCAGCTTTGCTGCTTCCTATTTCTGTAGGATGGATCATATTTACCATCACTTGGCTTCTCTTCGGTTATTTGGGCAAACGTTTTAGTTGGGACAAAAAAACCATTGGCTGTCTGATTATTTGTGGCGGTCTATCCAATACCGGTTTTATTGGCTATCCTGTCATTGAGGCAATTTATGGTGCAGAAGGTTTAAAAATTGCTGTGCTAATAGATCAGACAGGCTCATTCTTGGTAGTTAGCAGTCTTGCTATAATTGTGGCTTCATTGTATGGGTCAGAAAAATTGAGAAAAAGAGACATCTCAAAACAGATGTTGTTCTTTCCCCCGTTTATGTTTTTTATCCTTGCCTTATTACTCAATATTTTCAAAATAGAAATCAGTGGTGTGGCAGAAAAAGTTCTTGAAAGCTTTTCGGGAACCCTTACCCCTATTGCGCTAATAGCCGTAGGCCTGCAGATCAAAATAAAAATCTCAGATATAAAGGACAATTACCTTTGGTATGGGCTGGCACATAAACTCCTGCTTATTCCGCTATTGATCTATGCCATATATCAATGGATTCCAGCAGGGAACCCTGATCAAAACCTTATTTTTAAGGTAAGTGTGATGGAGGCAGCCATGGCACCTATGATTACCTCTTCCATAATTGCAACCAATTACAACCTGAGGCCTAAGCTGGCTTCCTTGCTCGTTGGGGTGGGTATTCCGCTTTCTGTCATTACACTGACAGGTTGGTATTACCTTTTAGAATACTTCCGTTAA
- a CDS encoding serine hydroxymethyltransferase yields the protein MKRDQLIFDLIGKEEDRQKRGIELIASENFTSKQVMEAAGSVLTNKYAEGLPNKRYYGGCEVVDEIEQIAIDRAKALFGASWANVQPHSGAQANAAVFLACLNAGDAILGFDLSHGGHLTHGSPVNFSGKLYEPHFYGVEEETGVIDYDKVEEQAKKVNPKLLICGASAYSRDWDYERLRTIADEVGAILLADISHPSGLIARGLLNDPLEFCHVVTTTTHKTLRGPRGGLILMRDDFDNPFGLKNPKGELRKMSALLDSGVFPGTQGGPLEHIIAAKAIAFEEALSDEYMEYVIQVKKNAAVMAEAFVKRGYQLISGGTDNHLMLIDLRNKELTGKIAENTLGKVDITINKNMVPFDTKSPFVTSGMRIGTAAITTRGLVESDMLKIVDLIDQSLMHHDDEAKLEEIKATVNDWMVQFPLY from the coding sequence ATGAAAAGAGATCAATTAATATTTGACCTGATAGGAAAGGAAGAGGATAGACAGAAAAGAGGAATAGAGCTGATCGCCTCTGAAAATTTCACCAGTAAGCAGGTTATGGAAGCCGCAGGAAGCGTGCTAACAAACAAATATGCCGAAGGTCTACCCAATAAGCGGTATTATGGAGGTTGCGAAGTAGTAGATGAAATTGAGCAGATCGCTATAGATCGAGCCAAAGCACTATTTGGCGCATCTTGGGCCAATGTGCAGCCTCACTCAGGAGCACAAGCAAATGCAGCAGTATTCTTAGCATGTTTGAATGCAGGCGATGCTATTTTAGGTTTTGATCTTTCTCATGGTGGTCACCTTACCCATGGATCCCCTGTGAATTTCTCTGGAAAGCTATATGAGCCTCATTTTTATGGGGTAGAGGAAGAAACTGGAGTCATTGACTACGATAAAGTTGAAGAGCAAGCCAAAAAAGTAAATCCTAAACTATTGATTTGTGGAGCATCTGCTTACAGTCGTGATTGGGATTACGAAAGATTGCGAACAATTGCAGATGAAGTAGGCGCGATACTACTAGCGGATATTTCTCATCCTTCTGGATTAATTGCAAGAGGTTTATTGAATGATCCTTTGGAGTTTTGTCATGTAGTGACCACTACCACGCACAAGACCTTAAGAGGTCCTCGTGGAGGATTGATTCTTATGCGAGACGATTTTGACAATCCTTTTGGTTTGAAAAATCCTAAAGGTGAATTAAGGAAAATGTCTGCCTTATTGGATTCAGGTGTATTTCCAGGTACTCAAGGAGGTCCTTTGGAACATATAATTGCTGCTAAGGCGATAGCATTTGAAGAAGCTCTTTCTGACGAATACATGGAATATGTAATCCAGGTGAAGAAAAATGCAGCTGTAATGGCTGAAGCTTTTGTAAAAAGAGGCTACCAACTTATATCTGGGGGAACAGACAATCACCTTATGTTGATTGACCTTAGAAATAAAGAACTTACCGGCAAAATTGCTGAAAACACACTTGGCAAAGTGGACATAACCATTAATAAAAACATGGTTCCATTTGACACCAAGTCCCCATTTGTAACCTCGGGAATGCGTATCGGTACTGCAGCCATTACTACACGTGGGCTAGTAGAATCCGATATGTTGAAAATTGTAGACTTGATTGACCAGTCGCTTATGCATCATGATGATGAGGCGAAACTTGAAGAGATCAAAGCTACAGTGAACGACTGGATGGTACAATTTCCTTTATATTAA
- a CDS encoding DEAD/DEAH box helicase gives MKVASDKPFEIVYSLFNHEFLGILFESFAVQLDEKGRLSFAYQNISYQNAREFGERLDDTDLELIKLMDSMQQEAVVKKYNVKNNKPKEFLRKVFDKEHATLSNKEVQKLIEAKLEITRAKILEKIQQKRLFEMGNDGNPVWKEIAIMPEKASVLFHFRRNEENTHYFPTIKYQGEKLEWQYKGSYLICHQPAWLVVDSMLVSFEKAVDGKKLLPFLSKRFIVIPRKVEDSYYKKFVTQLVASFDVYAKGFEIKVARDNPQPILYLGELQGNPTVDMFGKKLASDEEEKMVFDLRFRYGDYSFRADQVKPTNVELEKNGDDYVFYKVVRDLKKESFYGNFLKDNGLSVRLGRQSMPKREAYEWIINHRPELDDLGIIIQQTANEKGKNYFIGAAKISVRINEKIDWFDVEAVITFGDYEISFQKFRKLLLKGKSEIELPNKEIGIIPKSWFVNYGEIFSFIEEEQNEDGNFKLKKHHIALAQELEKGNLLKLGLSERLNKLKDFSNIDDYKLSSYFKGTLRPYQKAGYNWMRFLNEYNFGGCLADDMGLGKTVQTLALLAMEKERSEGTTSLLVMPTSLIYNWELEARKFTPKLKILIYTGTQRIKDSSQFGRYDLVLTSYGITRLDIDILNEFYFNYIILDESQAIKNPDSIISKAVVQLKSNHKLILTGTPVENGTMDLWSQMNFINRGLLGGQASFKKQFLLPIEKKNDKDKILKLNAMIKPFILRRLKSQVATDLPEKVINIKYSTMTSEQEQAYEDVKNYFREKIIDEASLPGKSQKSLTLLRGLTQLRQMANHPKMADEAYEGGSGKLEDISHMVKSTVSEGHKVLIFSQFVRHLGIVKSFLKEEKIPFAYLDGATVDRQREVASFQENPDIKVFLISLKAGGVGLNLTKAEYVFLLDPWWNPAVEAQAIDRAHRIGQKNKVIIYKFITRNSVEEKIMALQERKMALAGELISTEESFIKSLNQEDIVALLD, from the coding sequence ATGAAAGTAGCTTCCGATAAGCCATTTGAAATCGTTTACTCCTTGTTTAACCATGAATTTTTAGGAATTCTTTTCGAGTCTTTTGCCGTCCAATTGGATGAAAAGGGCAGGTTATCATTTGCTTATCAGAATATTTCTTATCAAAATGCCAGAGAATTTGGAGAGCGGTTGGATGATACTGATCTAGAATTGATCAAACTGATGGACAGTATGCAGCAAGAGGCGGTTGTTAAGAAGTACAATGTCAAGAACAATAAACCCAAAGAATTTTTAAGGAAGGTTTTTGATAAAGAGCACGCTACACTATCCAATAAGGAAGTTCAAAAGTTAATAGAGGCAAAATTAGAGATTACTCGCGCCAAAATATTAGAGAAAATTCAACAGAAGCGTCTCTTTGAAATGGGTAATGATGGCAATCCTGTCTGGAAGGAAATAGCCATCATGCCTGAAAAAGCTTCTGTTTTGTTTCATTTCCGTAGGAATGAAGAAAACACCCACTATTTCCCAACAATAAAATACCAGGGGGAAAAACTTGAATGGCAATACAAAGGAAGCTATTTGATCTGTCATCAACCTGCGTGGTTGGTTGTAGATTCCATGTTGGTTAGCTTTGAAAAGGCCGTAGATGGTAAAAAACTATTGCCTTTTTTGAGTAAAAGGTTCATCGTTATACCGCGAAAAGTAGAAGACTCTTATTATAAGAAGTTTGTTACCCAACTTGTTGCCTCTTTTGATGTGTATGCCAAAGGATTTGAGATTAAAGTAGCACGTGACAATCCCCAGCCTATATTGTACTTGGGAGAATTACAAGGCAATCCAACTGTGGATATGTTTGGAAAGAAGCTGGCTTCAGACGAAGAAGAGAAGATGGTTTTCGATCTTAGGTTTAGGTATGGAGATTATTCTTTTAGAGCCGATCAAGTCAAACCTACCAATGTAGAACTGGAGAAAAATGGAGATGATTACGTTTTTTATAAGGTGGTAAGAGACTTGAAAAAAGAAAGCTTCTATGGAAACTTCCTAAAAGACAATGGGCTTTCTGTACGTTTGGGAAGGCAATCCATGCCTAAGAGGGAAGCCTACGAATGGATTATTAATCATAGACCGGAATTGGATGATCTAGGTATAATAATTCAGCAAACAGCCAACGAAAAAGGTAAAAATTATTTTATAGGAGCAGCTAAGATATCGGTCAGAATTAATGAAAAAATTGATTGGTTTGATGTAGAGGCTGTAATTACTTTCGGGGATTATGAGATTTCTTTTCAAAAATTCAGAAAATTACTACTCAAAGGCAAATCTGAAATTGAGTTACCAAATAAAGAGATTGGGATTATTCCCAAGTCTTGGTTTGTAAATTACGGTGAGATTTTTTCTTTTATTGAAGAGGAACAAAATGAAGATGGGAATTTCAAATTAAAGAAACACCATATTGCATTAGCTCAGGAACTGGAAAAGGGCAACCTGCTTAAATTGGGCTTAAGTGAGAGGCTTAACAAACTCAAGGATTTTTCAAATATTGATGATTATAAGTTGTCAAGTTATTTTAAGGGTACCTTGAGACCTTATCAAAAGGCAGGTTATAATTGGATGCGTTTTCTAAATGAGTACAATTTTGGAGGTTGTCTTGCTGATGATATGGGGCTTGGTAAAACGGTGCAAACGCTTGCCTTACTGGCCATGGAAAAAGAGCGATCAGAAGGGACGACTTCTTTATTGGTAATGCCTACTTCTTTGATATACAACTGGGAACTTGAAGCTAGAAAATTTACACCAAAACTAAAGATTCTTATCTATACAGGTACGCAGCGAATCAAAGACAGTAGTCAATTCGGGCGATATGATTTGGTCTTAACCTCATATGGGATTACCAGATTAGATATTGATATTCTTAATGAGTTTTATTTCAATTATATTATACTTGATGAAAGCCAGGCAATCAAAAATCCAGATAGTATAATATCAAAAGCAGTTGTTCAATTAAAAAGTAACCATAAATTAATACTTACAGGTACTCCTGTAGAAAATGGCACCATGGATCTATGGTCTCAGATGAATTTTATCAACAGGGGACTTTTAGGAGGACAGGCATCCTTCAAGAAGCAATTTTTGTTGCCAATTGAAAAGAAGAATGATAAAGATAAAATCCTGAAATTGAACGCGATGATCAAGCCTTTTATTCTTAGAAGGTTGAAATCTCAGGTAGCGACTGATCTGCCAGAAAAAGTGATCAATATCAAGTATTCTACCATGACCTCAGAGCAAGAACAGGCCTATGAGGATGTGAAGAATTATTTCAGGGAAAAAATTATTGATGAAGCAAGTCTTCCTGGTAAATCCCAGAAGTCTTTGACTTTATTGCGTGGACTTACTCAACTAAGGCAAATGGCCAATCACCCCAAAATGGCTGATGAAGCCTACGAGGGAGGCTCAGGCAAATTAGAGGACATTTCTCATATGGTGAAGTCAACTGTAAGTGAAGGTCACAAGGTTTTGATTTTCAGTCAATTTGTTCGGCATTTGGGCATTGTTAAGTCCTTCCTAAAGGAAGAGAAAATCCCTTTCGCTTACCTAGATGGCGCTACAGTAGATCGGCAGAGAGAAGTGGCCTCCTTTCAAGAAAACCCAGACATAAAAGTGTTTTTAATCTCACTGAAAGCTGGTGGTGTAGGTCTCAACCTTACAAAAGCAGAATATGTATTTCTTCTTGATCCATGGTGGAATCCAGCAGTGGAGGCTCAGGCAATAGATAGAGCCCACCGAATTGGACAAAAGAATAAAGTGATCATTTATAAATTTATTACCAGAAATTCTGTAGAGGAAAAAATCATGGCACTGCAAGAACGGAAGATGGCCTTGGCTGGGGAGCTTATTAGTACAGAGGAAAGCTTTATTAAGAGCTTGAATCAGGAAGATATAGTGGCCTTACTTGATTAA
- the rbfA gene encoding 30S ribosome-binding factor RbfA, with product MESKRQQKYSKLIQKELGEIFQKEGRAIVGQAMVTVTRVLMSPDLALAKINLSFLLGDNTVLFDKVENNKGQIRKFLGRRIGKSVRIIPELAFFLDESAAYAQHMDGVISKLSIPEAPEEDEDEEDED from the coding sequence ATGGAGAGTAAACGACAACAAAAATATTCTAAACTGATTCAAAAGGAATTGGGGGAAATATTCCAGAAGGAAGGAAGAGCAATAGTAGGCCAAGCCATGGTTACAGTTACCCGTGTTTTGATGAGCCCAGATCTTGCTCTAGCAAAGATTAATTTAAGCTTTTTATTGGGAGATAATACGGTTTTGTTTGATAAAGTAGAAAACAATAAAGGACAGATCCGAAAGTTTCTTGGTAGGAGAATAGGTAAATCCGTGAGGATAATTCCTGAATTGGCCTTCTTTTTAGATGAATCAGCGGCCTATGCCCAGCATATGGATGGTGTGATCTCAAAGTTAAGTATTCCTGAGGCACCAGAAGAAGATGAGGACGAGGAGGACGAAGACTAA
- a CDS encoding UDP-glucuronosyltransferase, whose amino-acid sequence MTYICLNMNFDHQPKTYFNGTGANALLVKLAYPESQWGEEICIFANSLDGFIYYEIVDFYGNEYSIKPSKSSQPLKLQELILLIESMEVDKKGEMGAINQTLLGIPVAESTLYPQLKDYFDQKRSHFGFA is encoded by the coding sequence ATGACATATATTTGCCTGAATATGAATTTTGACCATCAACCAAAGACCTATTTCAATGGTACGGGTGCCAATGCTCTCCTAGTAAAACTAGCCTATCCTGAAAGTCAATGGGGAGAGGAGATTTGCATTTTCGCCAACTCGCTTGACGGATTTATCTATTATGAAATCGTTGATTTTTATGGAAATGAGTATTCCATAAAACCAAGTAAAAGTAGTCAGCCCCTTAAATTACAGGAATTGATTCTTTTGATAGAATCTATGGAAGTTGATAAGAAAGGTGAAATGGGGGCTATTAACCAAACCCTTTTGGGTATTCCTGTTGCAGAAAGCACGCTTTATCCACAATTGAAAGATTATTTCGATCAAAAGAGAAGTCATTTCGGCTTTGCTTAA
- the purU gene encoding formyltetrahydrofolate deformylase, protein MQTAILIVQCKDNKGIVAAVSHFLYENNGNILAVDQYVDDDLGDFFMRAEWELDSFDIEKDQILPEFKSKVGHRFEMEYFLSFNFPKPRMALFVSKLSHCLFDILSRYYSGQFNVEIPLVISNHPDLEPVVKAFGIPFYHLPVTKENKVEQEKKQLELMVAHRIDFVVLARYMQILSGNFIKHFPNNVINIHHSFLPAFVGAKPYHAAYKRGVKIIGATAHYVTEELDAGPIIEQDVARVRHHNTVEDLVQIGQDVEKVVLSKAIKYHLARKIQVVGNRTIIFN, encoded by the coding sequence ATGCAAACAGCAATTTTAATCGTACAATGCAAAGACAATAAAGGTATTGTAGCTGCCGTTTCTCATTTTCTTTATGAAAACAATGGGAATATATTGGCCGTGGATCAGTATGTAGATGATGATTTAGGAGATTTTTTTATGAGGGCAGAATGGGAATTGGATTCTTTTGATATAGAAAAGGACCAAATTCTTCCAGAGTTTAAATCAAAGGTTGGGCACCGGTTTGAGATGGAATATTTCCTTTCATTTAACTTTCCAAAACCAAGAATGGCGCTTTTTGTATCCAAGCTTTCGCATTGCCTTTTTGATATTTTGAGTCGCTATTATTCTGGACAATTCAATGTGGAAATTCCACTGGTGATTTCTAATCATCCAGACTTAGAACCAGTGGTTAAAGCATTCGGTATACCATTTTACCATTTGCCTGTTACCAAGGAGAATAAGGTAGAACAGGAGAAAAAGCAACTAGAATTGATGGTAGCGCATCGCATTGATTTTGTAGTACTTGCCAGGTACATGCAGATACTTTCAGGGAATTTTATAAAACACTTTCCCAATAACGTGATAAATATTCACCATTCCTTTTTACCCGCCTTCGTGGGTGCCAAACCTTATCATGCGGCTTACAAACGTGGGGTGAAGATCATAGGAGCAACTGCACATTACGTTACCGAAGAACTGGATGCAGGGCCCATAATTGAGCAGGATGTAGCTCGTGTTCGTCACCACAATACCGTAGAAGATCTTGTGCAGATAGGGCAAGACGTAGAGAAGGTAGTATTGTCCAAAGCCATCAAGTATCACTTGGCCAGGAAAATCCAGGTCGTGGGCAATAGAACAATTATATTTAATTGA
- a CDS encoding FtsX-like permease family protein, whose product MNLSYFIASRYFKSKAKKNFITVLSRISMIGVAVGTMALVVVLSVFNGLEDLIKGLYASFDADLKVMPYEGKSFEVDDAFLEEIEALEGVEVLTEVIEDNALVKYGDHQVVATLKGVSDNFIAQNRFKNGHLSGEMSFGVDNQPQALIGRGLSYFLLLNLDNEFDLIQVFYPKDPKSGSIDPSSMYNREVIKPGGIFSVEKQIDDEFLIVPLDFASKLLDYGDRRTGLEIMVAEGYDVQDVKAELRELLGEAFIIQDSDEQHASLIMTIRIEKLFVFLTLTFILAVASFNIFFSLSMLAIEKKKDIAVILSMGGTKKLIRSIYLKEGAIIAFSGALVGLVLGFLICWVQDNYGLVSLGVGSSVIDAYPIKMQWTDFLYTSLSVVIITMIASYRPALIASRVKTTLHL is encoded by the coding sequence TTGAATCTCTCCTACTTTATAGCATCCAGGTATTTTAAAAGCAAAGCCAAAAAAAACTTCATTACAGTTCTCTCCAGAATATCTATGATAGGAGTAGCTGTGGGTACAATGGCCTTGGTGGTGGTTCTATCTGTTTTTAATGGATTGGAAGACTTGATCAAAGGTTTGTATGCTTCCTTTGATGCAGACCTAAAAGTAATGCCCTATGAAGGGAAATCTTTTGAAGTTGATGATGCATTTCTAGAAGAAATAGAAGCGTTGGAAGGAGTGGAGGTTCTGACAGAGGTGATTGAAGACAATGCCTTGGTAAAGTACGGAGATCATCAGGTTGTCGCTACGTTGAAGGGGGTGTCGGATAATTTTATTGCTCAAAATAGATTTAAGAATGGTCACCTTAGTGGTGAAATGAGTTTCGGGGTAGACAATCAGCCACAGGCATTGATAGGTCGTGGTCTGTCCTACTTTCTACTGCTTAACCTTGACAATGAATTCGACTTGATACAGGTTTTTTATCCTAAGGATCCAAAGTCTGGAAGTATAGATCCCTCCAGTATGTACAATCGAGAAGTGATAAAGCCAGGAGGGATTTTCAGTGTAGAAAAACAAATTGATGATGAATTTCTAATTGTCCCCTTGGATTTTGCTTCAAAACTCCTGGATTACGGAGACAGAAGGACCGGTCTTGAGATAATGGTGGCAGAGGGGTATGATGTACAAGATGTTAAAGCCGAATTGAGAGAATTGCTTGGAGAAGCTTTTATTATTCAGGATAGTGATGAGCAGCATGCAAGCCTGATAATGACCATTAGGATAGAAAAGCTATTCGTGTTTTTGACACTTACCTTTATTTTGGCTGTGGCTTCCTTCAATATATTTTTCTCTTTGAGTATGTTGGCGATAGAAAAGAAAAAAGACATAGCCGTAATACTTTCCATGGGAGGTACAAAAAAACTTATACGCTCTATCTATTTAAAGGAAGGTGCCATAATAGCTTTTTCAGGTGCTTTAGTTGGTCTTGTGCTAGGCTTTTTGATCTGTTGGGTTCAGGATAACTATGGGTTGGTCTCATTGGGCGTAGGCTCATCTGTAATAGACGCCTACCCTATAAAAATGCAATGGACAGATTTTTTGTATACAAGTTTAAGTGTTGTAATTATCACAATGATAGCGTCTTATCGTCCTGCATTAATAGCCTCTAGGGTGAAGACCACCCTTCATTTGTAA